In Myxococcota bacterium, a single window of DNA contains:
- the rpiB gene encoding ribose 5-phosphate isomerase B, with protein sequence MKIALAADHAGFAFKEKLLAELRRAGHEVTDFGTSGTESCDYPDFAIPAVMSVAEGKHERAILACTNGIGMAMVANRVPGIRGALVYNARSAAMTRQHHDSNVLCLGAGEFPAETLLEWVRTWLSTEFEGGRHARRIGKVTALERK encoded by the coding sequence ATGAAGATCGCGCTGGCCGCGGACCACGCGGGGTTCGCGTTCAAGGAGAAGCTGCTCGCCGAGCTGCGCCGCGCCGGCCACGAAGTGACTGACTTCGGCACGTCGGGCACGGAGTCGTGCGACTACCCCGACTTCGCGATCCCCGCCGTCATGAGCGTGGCCGAGGGCAAGCACGAGCGCGCGATCCTGGCCTGCACCAACGGCATCGGCATGGCCATGGTGGCCAACCGCGTGCCCGGGATCCGCGGGGCGCTGGTCTACAACGCGCGCAGCGCGGCCATGACGCGGCAGCACCACGATTCGAACGTGCTGTGTCTCGGCGCCGGGGAGTTTCCGGCCGAGACGCTGCTCGAGTGGGTGCGCACCTGGCTCTCGACCGAGTTCGAGGGCGGGCGCCACGCGCGCCGCATCGGGAAGGTCACGGCGCTGGAGCGCAAGTGA